One genomic region from Garra rufa unplaced genomic scaffold, GarRuf1.0 hap1_unplaced_710, whole genome shotgun sequence encodes:
- the alkal2a gene encoding aLK and LTK ligand 2a, with protein MRALRAPVLVMGLVMLICTTAQSDASVNEVEKTFRRIMDIMRLVGNSADDGSAQKKESAPKDTHRLKTETGETILKIFPRDLKKKEKVIRILTGPLYFSPKCRKHVYRLYHNTRDCTIPAYYKRCARLLTRLAGSPRCQEG; from the exons ATGCGCGCCCTGCGGGCTCCGGTTCTAGTAATGGGGCTCGTCATGTTAATCTGCACTACCGCACAAAGCGACGCCAGCGTGAACGAGGTCGAGAAAACGTTCAGACGGATAATGGACATCATGAGACTAGTGGGAAACAGCGCCGACGACGGGAGCGCGCAAAAGAAAGAGAGCGCGCCTAAGGACACCCACCGCCTCAAAACGGAAACCGGGGAAACAATTTTAA AAATCTTTCCTAGAGAcctcaaaaagaaagagaaggttATCAGAATCTTAACAG GTCCTCTTTATTTCAGTCCAAAATGCAGGAAGCATGTGTACAGGCTTTATCATAACACCAGAGACTGCACAATCCCTGCAT ACTACAAAAGATGCGCGCGACTTCTGACGCGACTGGCGGGGAGTCCGAGATGTCAAGAGGGTTAA